Part of the Candidatus Polarisedimenticolaceae bacterium genome, ACGACCGGCCGGTCTGGTCGATCACCTGCCTGTTCGTGGAGAAGGGGTGGCGGCGCCGGGGGCTGTCGTCGAAGTTGATCGAGGGCGCGACCGCCTACGCGCGCGAGCAGGGTGCGACGCTTCTCGAGGGTTACCCGATGGACACCCGCGACCCGCACACCCCCGCAGCGTGGGTGTGGACGGGCCTCCCGGCGTCGTTCGAGAAGGCCGGGTTCGAAGAGGTCGCGCGCCCCGCGCCCACGCGGCCGATCTATCGGCTCGAGGTCAAGGACACGCGGCGGCCGAAAGCGAGCGCGGCGCCCCCGAGGTCGAGGTCCCGGGGCTCGTCTTCGTCCCCGCGGCGTTCGTCGCGGTGACCACGTAGCTGTAGAGCCCGCCGGCGACCGGGGCGTTCGGATCGCCCCCCGGCCACACGGTTCCCGCCTGCCTCCGAATGCAGTCGAAGGTCCCCGACCCGTTCCCGACGTTGCGGTAGACCTGGTACTCGACGATCGGGTGGGACGACGTGAGGGCCAGGTTCTCCCAGCTCCAGTCGCCGGTCCGGCTGAGCGAGAACGCCGCCGCTCCCGGGCCGGAGACCTCGAGGTTCGGGAGGATCGGAACGACCTTGAAGACCTCCCCCGCCCGGTCGACGATGAACAGCTCCCCACGGCCGTCCTCCCCCCACGACGTGACCTCGTCGATGACGAGGCCGCCTCCCGGCGCGAGCTCGAGGGTGCGATTGAGCTGGTTGGTCGCGACCCCCCCGGCCATGACGAAGGAGCTCAGCTTCCCGGAGCAGTAGTCGGCGTAGAAGTAGGTCCCGCGGAGCGCCGGCATCCGGCACCCGCGATAGACGTACCCGCCGGTCACCGAACACTCGGCGGTCGCCCCGCTCGAATAGGTGAGCACGGGGAGGGTGTTGTCGGTCAGGGTGCAGTTGGTCACGCCCGTGCACGAGGGATTCGGGCAGACGCTCCCCTCGTAGTTCTTCCATCCGAAGTTCCTCGACCGGCCGGCGTCGGGGGCGGGATGCCAGTCCACTTCCTCCCAGAGACCCTGCCCGACGTCCCCGATGTAGAGGTCGCCGTTCGCGCGATCGAACGACCAGCGGTAGGGGTTGCGCAGGCCGTAGGACCAGACCTCGTCGTCGGAGGCCGCGCCGCCCGCGAACGGATTCGTGGCGGGGATCGTGTACGGAAGCGTCGCGACGTCGATGCGGTGCAGCTTTCCGAGGCGGCTCGTCAGCGTCTGCGCGTTGTTCGAGGTATCGCAGGAGCCTCCGCCGTCCCCGGTGGCGATGTACAGGTATCCGTCGTTCGGACCGAAGGCGATCATCCCGCCGTTGTGGTTGGTCTGCACCGGGTGGCTGAAGGTGATGACCTCGACGCGACTCGCGGCGTCCGCGACGTCCGGGTTGGCGCTGACCGAGTAACGCGCGACCACGTTGTTGCTCGAGGTGTTGGTGTGGTAGACGAAGAACCTGCCGCTCGTCGCGTAGTCGGGGGCGAAGGCGAGGCCGAGCAGCCCTTCCTCGTTCCCCGCGCCGAGGTCGGCCGGCGAACGCACGATCGCCGCGATGTCGAGGAACGGCGTCGCGAGCGGGACGCC contains:
- a CDS encoding GNAT family N-acetyltransferase, whose amino-acid sequence is MSRPTFRPLTPDRWADLEALFGPRGACAGCWCMWWRHATQKSWVAAKGEPNRRALRKVVASGAPVGILAYDGDVPLGWCAIAPRDDYPRLSRARTLRPLDDRPVWSITCLFVEKGWRRRGLSSKLIEGATAYAREQGATLLEGYPMDTRDPHTPAAWVWTGLPASFEKAGFEEVARPAPTRPIYRLEVKDTRRPKASAAPPRSRSRGSSSSPRRSSR
- a CDS encoding PQQ-dependent sugar dehydrogenase, which codes for MRAPIVFLAAAIVAAPAHAQLCSGISEVSATPLTTVLYANGFLRPLFVTAPPGDTSRVFVVEQDGTIRILKDGVPLATPFLDIAAIVRSPADLGAGNEEGLLGLAFAPDYATSGRFFVYHTNTSSNNVVARYSVSANPDVADAASRVEVITFSHPVQTNHNGGMIAFGPNDGYLYIATGDGGGSCDTSNNAQTLTSRLGKLHRIDVATLPYTIPATNPFAGGAASDDEVWSYGLRNPYRWSFDRANGDLYIGDVGQGLWEEVDWHPAPDAGRSRNFGWKNYEGSVCPNPSCTGVTNCTLTDNTLPVLTYSSGATAECSVTGGYVYRGCRMPALRGTYFYADYCSGKLSSFVMAGGVATNQLNRTLELAPGGGLVIDEVTSWGEDGRGELFIVDRAGEVFKVVPILPNLEVSGPGAAAFSLSRTGDWSWENLALTSSHPIVEYQVYRNVGNGSGTFDCIRRQAGTVWPGGDPNAPVAGGLYSYVVTATNAAGTKTSPGTSTSGAPRSLSAAACP